The following are encoded in a window of Solidesulfovibrio magneticus RS-1 genomic DNA:
- a CDS encoding glycosyltransferase, with protein MRITIDASSLSYPKRTGIGRCLESVLPHLASLAQARGDSLTLISGQPVVNAAALALIEAGAVRAATVNVPSLYAWQQAGMAWQTKEVGSDVHYAPDGLLPVGFTGRSLGVVNDVLWKRIPETLPRHIRWVFALRQRASLENLTIPLSLSAFTRAEALALYGEAAARIRPTSLCAVDHHRFRPAQPADTGDAGDIASLADFRARHGLPEAFFLCVGNLMAHKNLTVALRAMARLPEDAVLAVVGHGDPGALSVAALAASLSPGRVRCLGYLPDDDLPLAYRAAAAFVFPSRYEGFGLPLLEAMASGTPVAYAEAASLPEAAGGAGLPFAPDDDAALASILTRLMADLDLRREQIALGLARAAAFSWQDCAQNVFDALIEAAGESDKRPKVTIVTPSYNQAVYLEQTLTSVAGQQNVAVEHIVLDGGSTDATPDILLAWDGRLAFSRSAKDDGQTAALAEGFARATGEVLGWLNSDDWLWSDDALRAVAEAFAKHPDAVMVTGDTVLTDAEGKPVMIDMVLPSSRQMRYTMAVPQQSTFFRKSAYEAAGGMDTTFSYCMDFDLFERISRQGRIVRLPKVLAAFRLHPSAKTATWQEVFRRDVAACQHRHGSGFLHELKIKLVTLEVRLGSVLAQLGAIAKGRPLPSHVNCRLEPLRAYARKKHGLAG; from the coding sequence ATGCGCATCACCATTGACGCCAGTTCCTTGTCCTATCCCAAACGCACCGGCATCGGCCGTTGTCTGGAATCCGTCCTGCCCCATCTGGCGTCCCTGGCCCAGGCGCGCGGCGACAGCCTGACCCTTATCTCGGGCCAGCCCGTGGTCAACGCCGCCGCCCTGGCCCTGATCGAGGCCGGAGCCGTCCGCGCCGCCACGGTCAACGTCCCCTCGCTCTACGCCTGGCAACAGGCCGGCATGGCCTGGCAGACGAAAGAAGTCGGCAGCGACGTGCACTACGCCCCGGACGGCCTGCTGCCCGTCGGCTTTACCGGCCGTAGCCTCGGCGTGGTCAACGACGTCCTGTGGAAGCGCATCCCCGAGACCCTGCCGCGCCACATCCGCTGGGTGTTCGCCTTGCGCCAGCGGGCCAGCCTGGAAAACCTCACCATACCGCTCTCGCTTTCGGCCTTCACCCGGGCCGAGGCCCTGGCCCTGTACGGCGAGGCGGCGGCTCGCATCCGCCCGACCAGCCTTTGCGCCGTGGACCACCACCGTTTCCGCCCGGCCCAGCCCGCCGATACGGGTGATGCTGGCGATATCGCTTCCCTGGCCGATTTCCGCGCCCGCCACGGCCTGCCGGAGGCCTTTTTCCTGTGCGTGGGCAACCTCATGGCCCACAAAAATCTCACCGTGGCCCTACGGGCTATGGCCCGGCTGCCCGAGGATGCCGTGTTGGCCGTGGTCGGCCACGGCGATCCTGGCGCACTGAGCGTAGCTGCCCTGGCGGCCAGCCTGTCCCCGGGCCGAGTGCGCTGCCTGGGCTATCTGCCCGACGACGATCTGCCCCTGGCCTACCGGGCCGCCGCCGCTTTCGTCTTTCCCTCGCGCTACGAAGGCTTCGGGCTGCCGCTGCTCGAAGCCATGGCCAGCGGCACGCCCGTGGCCTATGCCGAGGCCGCCTCCCTGCCCGAAGCCGCCGGCGGAGCCGGCCTGCCCTTCGCCCCGGACGACGACGCCGCCCTGGCCTCCATCCTGACCCGGCTTATGGCCGACCTCGACCTTCGCCGAGAGCAGATCGCCCTGGGCCTGGCCCGGGCCGCTGCCTTCTCCTGGCAGGACTGCGCCCAAAATGTCTTTGACGCCCTCATCGAGGCCGCCGGGGAAAGCGACAAGCGGCCCAAGGTCACCATCGTCACCCCATCGTACAATCAGGCCGTCTATCTGGAGCAGACGCTGACCTCCGTGGCCGGCCAGCAAAACGTGGCTGTGGAGCATATCGTCCTCGACGGCGGCTCCACCGACGCCACCCCCGACATCTTGTTGGCCTGGGACGGCCGGTTGGCGTTCTCGCGCTCGGCCAAGGACGACGGCCAGACCGCCGCCCTGGCCGAAGGCTTTGCCCGGGCCACGGGCGAGGTGTTGGGGTGGCTCAATTCCGACGACTGGCTGTGGTCCGACGACGCGCTTCGCGCCGTGGCCGAGGCCTTCGCCAAGCACCCCGACGCGGTCATGGTCACCGGCGACACCGTGCTGACCGACGCCGAGGGCAAGCCCGTCATGATCGACATGGTGCTGCCCTCCTCGCGCCAGATGCGCTACACCATGGCCGTGCCCCAGCAATCGACCTTTTTCCGCAAATCCGCCTACGAGGCGGCCGGCGGCATGGACACGACTTTTTCCTACTGCATGGACTTCGACCTGTTCGAGCGGATAAGCCGCCAGGGTCGCATCGTGCGCCTGCCCAAGGTGCTGGCCGCCTTCCGCCTGCACCCCTCGGCCAAGACCGCCACCTGGCAGGAGGTCTTTCGCCGCGACGTGGCCGCCTGCCAGCACCGCCACGGCTCCGGGTTCCTGCATGAACTCAAAATCAAGCTCGTGACCCTGGAAGTGCGTCTGGGTTCGGTCCTGGCCCAGCTTGGCGCCATCGCCAAGGGCCGGCCGTTGCCCAGCCACGTCAATTGCCGCCTGGAACCCCTGCGTGCCTATGCCCGCAAAAAACACGGTCTGGCCGGATAG
- a CDS encoding glycosyltransferase family 4 protein yields the protein MRIAVNARTLAYPSGGPKEYLLSLMRAMLDLDAGHDFTLFYSDPKDVGTFPEAEEIVLPTANRLAFDWLALPLTLRRRRFDAAFFPSSNMPPGIPCPAVVAMLDLGYFHPTLSMYRAADTCYMKFAIRYSARRAERLVAISDYTRRDVLRLTRARSEHVAVTHLACDPMYKAPVTDDALARFRSDRDLPQDFILYSGNVSPRKNLPVLLAAYARLADRTSCDLVLTGGLAWNEDFSSLTRQLGLNSRVHRLGHVPREHMPLLYRCAKALAFPSLFEGFGLPILEAQACGTPVVCANATALPEVAGRGALLVDPASIDAWTQALAQVLADDALRRTLITEGHANEARFTWERTARQTLASLEAAAGGEKTCLRRPGA from the coding sequence ATGCGCATCGCCGTCAACGCCCGCACCCTGGCCTATCCCTCCGGCGGCCCCAAGGAATATCTCTTAAGCCTCATGCGGGCCATGCTCGACCTGGACGCCGGCCACGACTTCACACTTTTTTATTCCGATCCCAAGGACGTGGGCACCTTCCCCGAGGCCGAGGAAATCGTCCTGCCCACGGCCAACCGGCTGGCCTTCGACTGGCTGGCCCTGCCCCTGACCCTGCGCCGCCGCCGCTTCGACGCCGCCTTTTTCCCCTCGTCCAACATGCCCCCCGGCATTCCCTGCCCGGCCGTGGTGGCCATGCTCGACCTCGGCTACTTCCACCCGACGCTCTCCATGTACCGGGCCGCCGACACCTGCTACATGAAGTTCGCCATCCGCTACAGCGCCAGGCGCGCCGAGCGTCTGGTCGCCATCTCCGACTACACCCGGCGCGACGTCCTGCGCCTGACCCGGGCCAGGTCCGAACACGTCGCCGTCACCCACCTCGCCTGCGACCCCATGTACAAGGCCCCGGTAACTGACGACGCCCTGGCCCGCTTCCGCAGCGACCGGGACCTGCCCCAGGATTTCATTCTCTACAGCGGCAACGTCTCGCCGCGAAAAAACTTGCCCGTGCTCCTGGCCGCCTACGCCCGACTGGCTGACCGGACCTCTTGCGATCTGGTCCTCACCGGCGGCCTGGCCTGGAACGAAGATTTCAGCTCCCTGACGCGCCAACTCGGCCTGAACTCGCGGGTGCATCGCCTCGGCCATGTGCCGCGCGAGCACATGCCACTGCTCTACCGCTGCGCCAAGGCCCTGGCCTTCCCTTCACTCTTCGAAGGCTTCGGCCTGCCCATCCTCGAAGCCCAGGCCTGCGGCACGCCCGTGGTCTGCGCCAACGCCACCGCCCTGCCCGAAGTGGCCGGACGCGGCGCGCTGCTGGTCGATCCCGCCTCCATCGACGCCTGGACCCAGGCCCTCGCCCAGGTCCTTGCCGACGACGCCCTGCGCCGCACGCTCATCACCGAAGGCCACGCCAACGAAGCCCGCTTCACCTGGGAGCGCACCGCCCGCCAGACCCTCGCCAGCCTCGAAGCCGCTGCTGGGGGAGAGAAGACGTGCCTCCGGCGGCCGGGGGCCTGA